One region of Armigeres subalbatus isolate Guangzhou_Male chromosome 3, GZ_Asu_2, whole genome shotgun sequence genomic DNA includes:
- the LOC134224808 gene encoding serine-arginine protein 55-like: protein MSGARVYVGGLPYDVRERDLERFFKGYGRITEILIKKGYGFVEFEDYRDADDAVYEMNGKKLLGERVTIEPARGTARGSGSRRERERRGGRSRFGPPLRTKHRLIVENLSSRISWQDLKDYMRQAGEVTYADAHRDRKNEGVVEFATASEMKAAIKQLDDTELNGRRIRLQEDRGGRGGGRGGGRSRSRSDSRSRSPSRRRSRSASRSRSRSRSKSRSQSKNGRKSRSQKRDRDASRSRSRDADHKSKSRSKSRDRNDRRSRSRSKVEKSRSRSASRSRSKDKKPERSQSRDRADRSRSRSEHRSRSRSKSKDARSRSRSRSYSRSRSRSRDSRSRSPDNRGRSRSASAGNNDQSMED from the coding sequence ATGAGTGGTGCCCGAGTGTATGTCGGCGGACTTCCGTATGATGTCCGGGAGCGCGATTTGGAACGTTTTTTCAAAGGCTACGGACGGATTACCGAGATTTTAATCAAGAAAGGTTACGGGTTTGTTGAGTTCGAAGATTACCGCGACGCGGACGATGCCGTCTATGAGATGAATGGTAAAAAGTTGTTGGGCGAGAGAGTAACCATCGAACCGGCCCGGGGTACTGCCCGTGGTTCCGGATCTCGCCGTGAACGGGAACGTCGTGGTGGACGCTCCCGCTTTGGGCCACCTTTACGCACCAAGCATCGATTGATAGTGGAAAACTTATCATCCCGTATCAGCTGGCAAGACCTGAAGGACTATATGCGCCAAGCCGGTGAAGTAACCTACGCCGATGCCCACCGCGATCGCAAGAACGAGGGCGTTGTTGAGTTTGCCACCGCTTCCGAGATGAAGGCCGCCATCAAGCAACTGGACGACACCGAACTGAACGGGCGTCGGATCCGTTTACAAGAAGACCGTGGGGGACGCGGTGGCGGTCGTGGTGGAGGACGTAGTCGTTCTCGCTCTGACAGTCGGTCCCGATCTCCCTCCAGACGCCGGTCTCGATCGGCATCTCGCTCCAGATCCCGCTCCCGGTCCAAGAGCCGCTCTCAGTCCAAGAACGGGCGCAAATCTCGTTCACAGAAGCGCGACCGTGATGCTTCCCGTTCGCGATCCCGCGACGCCGATCACAAATCAAAATCCCGTTCCAAGAGCCGCGATCGTAACGATCGCCGCTCGCGTTCTCGCTCCAAGGTGGAAAAATCCCGTTCCCGATCGGCGAGCCGGTCCCGCTCCAAGGACAAGAAGCCGGAACGTTCCCAGAGCCGTGATCGGGCTGATCGTTCCCGGTCCCGTTCGGAGCACCGCTCTCGCTCCCGGTCAAAGTCCAAGGACGCGAGATCGCGTTCCCGTTCGCGATCATACTCCCGCTCCAGATCACGATCACGTGACAGTCGCTCCCGCTCCCCAGACAACCGCGGCCGATCCCGCTCCGCTTCGGCTGGTAACAACGATCAAAGTATGGAAGATTGA